CGACGGTGTACAGGATCAGCGGGGTGAAGGCGGAGGCCAGCACCGTCAGCCACAGGAAGCCGACGGCTTCCGAGATGGCGGTGGTGAGGGGCACGCCGCGCACGGCGCGCTTGGCCACGGCCAGCAGCCACAGCAGCAGGGTGAGGATCGTGGAGGCCGCGAAGACGACGGCGTACTGCTGGAGGAACTTGGTGTTCGTGAAGTCGACGTTGGCGGTCTCCTTCACGGCGTCACTGAGCTTCCCGATGGTCCAGGCGGCGGCGTCGGCGCAGCCCTTGGCCAGGGAGGAGAGGGGGTCGAGCGAGTCGGTGAGGGGGTTTGTGGTGCCGGTCCTGAGGCCGTTCCTGGAGCCGCCGGTGTCCTTCTCGCAGAACTGCTTGGCGGGGCCGACGATGAGGTCGCACTTGTTCGACGACGGGGATGGCTTGGGCGCGGCGACTGCTTGGGCGGCCAGCAGAAGGACAGCGCCCTGCACGGCACTGAGGGCGGCGGCGACCTTGAGTACGCGACGCTGGCTACCGGGCATAAGTGAAGCCTCCGTACTCCTCGACGGCCTTGGCCATCTGGTCGGCGCTGGATGCCTTGTCGTCACCGGGGACGGGTGCTGGGCCGTCTTTCTGGGAGAAGCTGTAGACCTTCCAGTCACCATCCGACCAGCGCAGCTGGAAGGCCATTGTGAACCAGTCGCTGGTGACGGGATTGGTCGAATCGTCACCAGCGGTCCCGAATACGCCGGTGCACCAGACTTCGACCGTGGCTGCGGAGCCCGTGTAATCCGTGAGCTTGGTGCCGAGTGGCGCGGTGCGCGAGACGTACGTGTGCCCGGCGGGCGCGTTGCCTTCCTCGTCCAGGCCGATGCTGTTGAGGAACTGCTTGTTGTAGGCCTTGTCGAACTTGTCCGCGAGGGCTGCCTGCTGATCGGCGATGAATACCTGTCTGACGACTTCTCCTCGCCACACCGGCTTGAGAATGTCGGCCGAGACCAGCACCACGGCATAGTTCGCCGCCGCGCTCTGTGCCCCCTGCCCACTGTGCGCGAACCCCGAAGCGATACCCCCGCTCTTCGACTCCACCGGCCTCGTCCCGCTCGCCGCCGTCGACGAAGTCTCCGGTCGGTTCGCGTTCTTGGCCGGTGAGTCGCTGGTGGCGGAGCCGTCCCCCCGGTTCGCGAAGGCGATCGCGGCGATGAGGAGGACGACCACGCCGACGACCGTGATCAGGCTCCGGGAGGAGGAGCGGCCGGCCCGGCGCGGTGCGCCCCCGTAGGGGTCGCCGCCGGGCAGTCGGGTCCGGGTCTGGCCGGTGTCGCCGTAACCCTGTTCGTCTCCGGGACTCATGCCGTGTACGTCCCCTCCGCCTCGTAGGCATACGACGGTAGCCGTGCTGGTTCCCGCGTGGGCGCGGTGTGGTGACTCGACATCAGGGAAACGCAACCTCAGCCGGTGGGCACGACGGGTGGAGGGGACACGGGGGAGCGGAGGGGGAGGTCGTCAGACCGCCATGCCGTACACGATCGTGAACAGCGTGCCGAGGGAGCCGATGATGAAGACCCCCGTGAGGCCGGCGATGATGAGGCCCTTGCCCTGTTCCGCGCTGAAGGTGTCGCGCAGGGCCGTCGCGCCGATCCGCTGCTTGGCCGCGCCCCAGACCGCGATGCCGAGGCAGAGCAGGATGGCCACGGCCATCACCACCTCGATCATGACCTTGGCTTCGTTGCCCAGGCTGCCGAAGGGGCCCCAGTCCGGAGCGATCCCGCCGATGATGGTGTTGATGTCTCCCTTGTCGGCCGCAAAGAGCATGTAAGTCACCGCCCCTGGTGGGTAGTTCCGCGTGGCCTCTGCGGTGTGCAGAGGTCAGGCCTCATTGTCGCCGACGACGTCGTGTTCGTATGTCGACTTGACGTCATTGACTGGAGGGTTTCGTATGAATGATTTGTACGGTCACTCTGTGTATCACGCCAGGTCACCCGGGGCAACGAGGTCGGGGCGAAACCTTCGTGTGGTTCCGTCGTTGACCTCCTTTACGGTTCTGCCCGGTTTCTGACGACTGGTCGGATGAGGCACCACAACGATGGTCTCACGGGGCGGCGGCGGGCGGGGGGTTCCGGCCGACGGCACGGCGATGCCCCGGCGGTGGTCGCCGGGGCATCGCCGTACTGGTTCGCCGGGCAGGGAGAACGGGCCGCGGCCGGTTGCCGTGGCCCGTCTCCCTTTCGTGCCGCCGGGGGGACCCCACGCCCCCGTGTCCGGCGGCTCCCCGTGGCCCGACGGGGTGGTCATGCCACGGGGCTCAGCCGGTGAAGGCGCCCGTTCCCTGCGGGGTGCCCCAGCCGGTCGGGCCGTCGTAGCCGGACCCGGCGGTGCACAGGTAGCCCGCGCTGGTGGAGCAGGAGCCGTTGCTGCCGCTGGTGACGTCGTTGAGCGCGGAGGTGCCGGCCTTGGCGTAGGGGAACTGGGCCGGGTACGAGCTGCTGCTCGGGGTGCCGGCCAGGGCGTAGACGCCCGCGATGATCGGGGCGGAGGCGCTGGTGCCGCCGAAGGTGTACCAGCCGGCGGTGACGCCGTAGGAGTCGTAGACCGCGACGCCGGTCGCCGGGTCGGCCACGGCCGAGACGTCGGCGATGCTGCGCTTGGCGCAGCCGGTGTCGGTCTGCCAGCTGGGCTTGGCGTCGTAGGAGGAGCAGCCGGAGCCGGTGCCCTCGGTGCTGGAGGTGTTCCAGACGGTCTCGGTCCAGCCGCGGGTGGTGGAGGACGTCTTCAGGGCGGTGCCGCCGACGGCCGTCACGTACCGGGAGGCGGCCGGGTACTCGGCGCCGTAGCCCTCGTCGCCCGCGGAGACGGTGATGGCGACGCCGGGGTGGTTGAAGTACGAGGAGTCGTACGACGTGTCGGAGGAGGACTCGGAGCCGCCGTAGCTGTTGGAGACGAACCTGGCACCGAGCGCGACCGCCTCGTTCACCGCGGTGCCGAGGTTGGACATGGTGGCGGACTTGGCCTCCACCAGCAGGATCTTGCACTGCGGGCAGATCGCGGAGGCCATGTCGAGGTCGAGGGACTCCTCCTCGGCCCAGCCGCTGTCGGCGGTGGGCAGGGAGGTGGTGGAACCGGTCTGGCCGACCTTCTTGAAGCAGCCGCCGGCGGTGGTGCAGGAGGGCAGGCCGTAGTACGAGCGGTACTTGGCGAGGTCGGCCTCGGCGTTGGGGTCGTCGTAGGCGTCGACGATGGCGATGGTCTCCCCGACGCCCTTGGAGGCGGCGGCGGAGGCGAGGCCGTAGGCCGCCTGGAGGTTGGAGGGGCCGTAGCCGGTGGGGCCGGCGGCGGCGGTCCTGGGGGTGACCCGGGCGGCCTCTCCGGTCCGTTCGGCCCGGGCCTTCTCGAAGGCGGTGACGCCGCCGGTGACGCGGAGGGAGTCACAGGCCAGTTCGCCCTTGTGCCGGGGCGTGGCGCACGGGGTGGCCGACCAAGTGACCCCGGTCGCGGCGGGCTTGGCCGCGGAGGTGGTCGCGTCGGCGTGGGCGGCGGTGGCGAGGCCGGCGGCGACGAGTGCGGCGGTGGCCGCGGCTGCCGAACCGATGCGGCGCCATCTGCCGGATACGTGGGAGGAGTTGGGGGTTTTCGTACGCAACGTACAGCCTCCTGGATGAGGTGGGCAGAGGCCTGCGGGTGTGGGGGTCCACCGGCGGGTGACCGGTGGGGGCGGCGGCCCGCGACGACCCTCGCTTGTTGAGTACGCGACAACAAGCGGGCTTTCGGAATCCTGACTTCTGCGTTACTGAACGAGGGTGCGGGCTTACCGCTCGATAACGGGGGGATGGGATCGCGCTGGGCGGGGCTTGACCCGGTGCACAGCCCGGACACAGGCGGGGCGCCGGCCCCCGGACGGGGCTCGGCGGGACCGGGGCGCCGGGGTGTGCACGGAGAGTGACGCGGAGGCGGGGAACGGTGGCGCACAGTACCGTGGACGTCAGGCCGGGCGGGATGCCCGGCCCCCGCCGGGGCCCCGCCCGCGCGGTTCCGGCCTCCGGTGCCGCTGCGCCCCCCAGGGAGGTTTCGCGGGGGGAGCCGCGGCGGACGGTGGCGCCGGAACGGGTTTCTCACCCTCCCCGAACGGAGTGGGGCCTGATGGAGCGCAGTCCACGCACACCGCGCGTCACACGTGTTCCGGGCGTCGCGCGCACGTCGCCCGTGTCGCGTTCGTCGGGCTTCCCGGTCGCCCCGCGCCCCGCGCTGCTCGCGGTCGTGGTGACGCTCGTGCTGGCCTCGGCGTCCGTGGCCGCCGCCGCCGACGACGGGCCGGGGCCCCTCGGGGTCACGTCCGTGGCCGCCGCGACGGAGCGGAGCGCGCGGGTGGGCGCGCTGTTCGGCGCGGACCGGGTCGGCGACCTGGCCGGCGGGCACTTCTGCACCGCCTCGGTCGTGCACAGCCCGCGGCGGAACCTCATCGTCACGGCCGCGCACTGCGTGGCCGGCCACGACGGTGACCTGCTGTTCGTGCCGGGGTACCGGGACGGGCGGGTGCCCCACGGGGTGTGGAGGGTCGGCAGGCCGCTGGTGCCGGAGGCGTGGACGGAGGGGGAGGACGAGGACGGGGACCTCGCCCTCGCGCCCGTGGACGAGCTGGACGGCGAGCGGATCGAGGACGTGGTGGGCGGCAACCGGTTCACCACCGGTGCGGCCCCCGGAGCCGCCGCGGTGACCGTCATCGGCTACCCCGACTCCCGCGAGGTGCCCCTCGGCTGCACCGGCGAGCCGGCCGCGCACAGCCGTACGCAGCAGCGCGTCGACTGCCCGGACCTCACCGCGGGCACCAGCGGCAGTCCGTGGATCACCGGCGACCAGCGGGTCGTCGGAGTGCTCGGCGGGCACGAGCGGGGCGGCTCCACCGCCGACGTCTCCTACAGCGTGGTCCTGGGCCGGGCGGCGGCCGGGCTGTACCGGGAGGCCGTGGCCGCGTCCGGCGCCTGAGGCGTGGGCGAGCCGGGCGGCCGCCCCGGGGACCTCCGGGGCGGCCGCCCGGCCGAGGGAGCGCGGGCCGTGGGGGCCGGCGGACCGCCGTCACCGGGGCCGGCTGCCCGGGGGCCGGGGCCGCCGCCGGCACTGCGGGCTTCGCCGCCGTTGTCGCCGCTGCCGCGCGCCGGGTGATCCGGCGCGGGTACGGGTTGTCGAGGGCCAGGGCCGGGACCAGAGCCGGGGCCAGGTGGCCAGGGAGGGCGGTAGGGGAGGCATCTCGGACGTCTTCAGCCGGCGCACCGACCCCGCCGGGCGGTACACGGAGCTGCGGGAGGTCGTCCTGGAGGGGCCGCGTGATTAACCCGGGCCGTGGCTGGACAGAGTCCGACCGGGGCGGGTCACAGGAGCGCCGGGGCGTGCCGCCCTTACACTGACGTCCGGCGTACTCCCGGGCGGTGAGGGGCGGTTGACGGTGCGTAAGGCATGGATCGCGACGGCTGCCGGTACCGGTGCCGCGCTGGCCTTCGTGATGCTGCTCGTCGTCGGTGTCTACGTCGTGGCCGGAAACCTCGTCAACGGCGTGACTTCGG
This is a stretch of genomic DNA from Streptomyces sp. TG1A-8. It encodes these proteins:
- a CDS encoding peptidase S8; protein product: MRTKTPNSSHVSGRWRRIGSAAAATAALVAAGLATAAHADATTSAAKPAATGVTWSATPCATPRHKGELACDSLRVTGGVTAFEKARAERTGEAARVTPRTAAAGPTGYGPSNLQAAYGLASAAASKGVGETIAIVDAYDDPNAEADLAKYRSYYGLPSCTTAGGCFKKVGQTGSTTSLPTADSGWAEEESLDLDMASAICPQCKILLVEAKSATMSNLGTAVNEAVALGARFVSNSYGGSESSSDTSYDSSYFNHPGVAITVSAGDEGYGAEYPAASRYVTAVGGTALKTSSTTRGWTETVWNTSSTEGTGSGCSSYDAKPSWQTDTGCAKRSIADVSAVADPATGVAVYDSYGVTAGWYTFGGTSASAPIIAGVYALAGTPSSSSYPAQFPYAKAGTSALNDVTSGSNGSCSTSAGYLCTAGSGYDGPTGWGTPQGTGAFTG
- a CDS encoding serine protease, translated to MSRSSGFPVAPRPALLAVVVTLVLASASVAAAADDGPGPLGVTSVAAATERSARVGALFGADRVGDLAGGHFCTASVVHSPRRNLIVTAAHCVAGHDGDLLFVPGYRDGRVPHGVWRVGRPLVPEAWTEGEDEDGDLALAPVDELDGERIEDVVGGNRFTTGAAPGAAAVTVIGYPDSREVPLGCTGEPAAHSRTQQRVDCPDLTAGTSGSPWITGDQRVVGVLGGHERGGSTADVSYSVVLGRAAAGLYREAVAASGA